TAAGGGGCATATTAGCAATTTATAACAAGTTTTGTGCATTGTTAGTAGCATTTATAATGTAAGCTAATGATTATAAATAACAGACAGTGTTTCAATTAAACAACCTAGCAGATAACTAATCTGTTAGGTTGTTTTGTTTTTTTTGAAATTAATATAGCCCAATACTTAAATTTTAATGAAATAAAAATTGATATCTGTTAAATTGATGTTATACATAATAATTAAATTATTTAAGAAATGAGGGGTACTATGGACAAGTTATTAGAAGTTAAGCATTTGCACAAAACGATGGCAAATTCAGAATTTCAAATAAAAGATATTTCCTTTGAAGTGAGTGAGGGGGAGACGGTAGCCTTAATTGGTAATAATGGTTCAGGTAAATCAACTACGATTAATACAATACTTGGGGATTACATTAAAGATTCTGGAATAATTAAATTTTTTGGAAATGAAATCGGCCAAGAGGATTATACATATAAAGATTACATAGGAGTTGTTTTTGATGAACTGAAATTGACTAAAAAATTACCTATCTTTAGAGTGAACTCAATAATGGACGCTATGTATCAATCGTGGGACTCTAAACAATTTTTTAAGTTACTTAAGTTCTTCAATTTACCTGAAAAACGACGTGTGGAAACTCTATCACGTGGCATGTCGATGAAACTCGCTATTGCGATTGCATTATCCCATAATAGTCGCTTACTTATTCTCGATGAAGCAACAGCAGGTCTTGATGCTTCGAGTAGAGAACAAGTGTTAGAACTTTTGGAAGACTTTGTTGATCAAGGCAATGGTATAGTTTTGTCCTCTCATATATCTGAAGATATCGAAACAATAGCAGATCGCTTAGTTTTTTTACGCGATGGAGCAATAGTTATGAACGTGAGTAAACAATATTTATATGATAATTATGGTGTGATAGAAATGACTGCTGACGAATTTAATAAGATAGATAGCAATAGTGTCTATGCATACAATGGGCGAAAAGGTTATGTTAGAGCCTTAGTTTATAAAGATAAAGCTGATTTTAAAGTTAACGATATTAATAACGTTGATCAAGTTACAAAAATATTAATGAGAGGTGAAACAGCATGAAGGCATTAATATTAAATCAATATTATTCGTCTAAGACGCAAATACTTATTTATACTGCTTTAACGATAGTAATAGCCATTTTCTTCACCTTTTTTAGTGACAATACTGTCGGGGCTGCACTGTTAACTTGCATTTATCCTGCTTTAGGAGCGATGGACTATTTAAAAAAAGAAAGTGCGAGTGACTGGTTAAAATATGCCATTATTATGCCTGTAACAAGAAGAACCATAGTAAATACGCATTTTTTAGTACATCTTTCGCTCGTCCTAATTGGCTTTATTATATCGCTCATTATTATATCTATTTATAAAGCTTCAATTGTAGAAGGTCTGAGTAATTCGTTTATTGGCGTAGGTTTTGCACTTCAAATGTCATTAATTTATTTATTAACTTATAAGTTTGGCTCTGAAAATTCTAATGGTATTTATTTTATTGCTATGGTATTTTTATTGGTTCTTTTTTTTATTTATATTATCACAACAGCTTTTCTTCACAATAATCAAAATGCATTACTTTCTGATTTTGCCTTGAATAGTTATTATTTAATTTTAAGTATAATCATTGGATTAATTGTTTATTATTTCAGCTTAAAACATTTTGATAATGCAGATTTTTAACTAAAGACCGGTTGGAATTATTGAATTTCAATCGGTTTATTATTTATTTTGAGCAGCCTTTCCTACGGGAAAGGCTCGAGCCTATGGTCTCGAAACACTTTCTATTCCGTTAGGAGTCGTGCTCATAATAAGAGTGTGTTAAAAAGGTTGGTGGCAACGGTGTTATTCGGTTAAGTCTTTCATTCATTTTTAATTTTATTAGGGAGAGGATTGTAAGTAATATATTTTGAGTAACGCTTTCCTATGGGAAGGGCTCGAGCCTATGGTCTCGAGACACTTTCTATTCCGTTAGGAGTTGTGCTCAAAATAAGTGAGTGTTAATGGAATGGAAGTAACAGTGCTAATCGGTTAGCCATTTCATTTATTATTATTTTAATTAGAAAGTATTTGGAAAAAATATATTTTGAGCAGTGCTTTGCCTTGATTGAAATAAAAGTATTTTAAATTAACAAATTAAAAAAGCAATTTCTATTTAATGTTAAATAGAAACTGCTTCAAAATTTTTAGTGATTGTTATTCAACTCTGCGTCGTTTTAATAAATGGTAAATGATATAAACGATAATAATAAATAAGATAATGTACATAACGAATGAATATGTGTGTAAAGCGTTCATTAGTATATCCCAACTACCGCTTAATAATTTACCTAAATAAATAAGTAAGAAATTCCAAACTGTAGTACCGACTAGTGATAAAAACATAAACTTTACTACATTCATTCTGTTAATACCAGCAGGAATAGTAATTAAAACTCTTAATACTGGAATAAATCTACATATTAAAACGGCCCATGCACCGTAATGTTTAAACCAATCATTTGCTTTAGCTACATCTTTGCCTCTAAGTTTAATCCATTTACCATACTTATCTACAAAACGATATAAACGTTGCTCGGAAACTAGTCTACTAATATAATATAATATTAATAATCCGAAGAAGGAAGATACTGTAGATATAATAAATAAGACCGGAATTGATAGATCGGATTTTTCAGATAGTAAACCTGCAAACGTTAAAATAATTTCCGATGGTATAAATGGTAATATATTTTCGAATAAAATTAAGATCGCTATGGCGGCATAACCCCATGAACGAATAAATTCAGTTATTATTTGTTCCATACCTTAATAAAAATCTCCTTTTAAAATTACATAAACAATAATAGTCAAACTTTGCCAACTATCCACTAATTATAAGCTATTTTAATATTAAATGTATAATATTATTGTTAATTAATTATAAAAATACAGTAAAGAAACTTTTCTAGTGCTAGCTATGCGAAATGTAAGAATTTTTATTAATAAACATGATTTTTTATTGAAAACTTATTGTAAACGCTTACACATTATGGTAATATCATAAAAAAAGAACAAACAATAGGTCATATGATGACTGGCCTAAAAGAAAGTTGGGTAACTATGAAAGAAAAAAGAAGTAACGTTAGATGGTATTTTGCCATCGCATTCTTTATTATAGGGATTATCGCTTATATGGATAGATCAAATATATCTGTTATAGCAAAACCGATGATGG
The Staphylococcus kloosii genome window above contains:
- a CDS encoding ABC-2 transporter permease yields the protein MKALILNQYYSSKTQILIYTALTIVIAIFFTFFSDNTVGAALLTCIYPALGAMDYLKKESASDWLKYAIIMPVTRRTIVNTHFLVHLSLVLIGFIISLIIISIYKASIVEGLSNSFIGVGFALQMSLIYLLTYKFGSENSNGIYFIAMVFLLVLFFIYIITTAFLHNNQNALLSDFALNSYYLILSIIIGLIVYYFSLKHFDNADF
- a CDS encoding ABC transporter ATP-binding protein — protein: MDKLLEVKHLHKTMANSEFQIKDISFEVSEGETVALIGNNGSGKSTTINTILGDYIKDSGIIKFFGNEIGQEDYTYKDYIGVVFDELKLTKKLPIFRVNSIMDAMYQSWDSKQFFKLLKFFNLPEKRRVETLSRGMSMKLAIAIALSHNSRLLILDEATAGLDASSREQVLELLEDFVDQGNGIVLSSHISEDIETIADRLVFLRDGAIVMNVSKQYLYDNYGVIEMTADEFNKIDSNSVYAYNGRKGYVRALVYKDKADFKVNDINNVDQVTKILMRGETA
- a CDS encoding DedA family protein encodes the protein MEQIITEFIRSWGYAAIAILILFENILPFIPSEIILTFAGLLSEKSDLSIPVLFIISTVSSFFGLLILYYISRLVSEQRLYRFVDKYGKWIKLRGKDVAKANDWFKHYGAWAVLICRFIPVLRVLITIPAGINRMNVVKFMFLSLVGTTVWNFLLIYLGKLLSGSWDILMNALHTYSFVMYIILFIIIVYIIYHLLKRRRVE